The DNA region AAATCCATGCTTGAAAACGACAACTTCCAGATATATGAGCTGTCCTCCTCTGCACCGTCTGCGTGCTTCGTGTCGGAAGAGAACGGCTCGCGGGCCAGAATCCcttctttctcaatcaACCTCACTCAATCACAGGGTTTCATCTGGAATCAGGACCTGTTCGCGTCGTCGTACCAGCAGGTTAGAGCTGGCCTCAACCCGGACGAGTTCCAAGAGGGCTCCAAGAGCGTCGAGGTGGTAGACATCattctggacgacgacacagacaccGAAAACCGGGCCGGGTCGCAGAAAGAGCCGGATCGCGAGACCAAAGGCCGCCAGGAGTCGCACGAGGCCGCCTGTGACGACGAAAGCATCTTCCCGGTGGACTACTAGAgttctttgtttttccgCCTTCCATGACCTTACGAAACTGTTGCTACATATATATATACCGCGCAGAGTTGGAGCTTGCTGTAGTACGGCTTTCTGCTGTagccgatcgacgcgtcgctcTGCTTGCTAGTACTCTGAAAAAATTTCTATATTCAACGTTTAGCCGTAGTCGAAAAACCGCCGGAATCCAACACAGTCCGACACTGCCCGCCCCTCGCCATGTTCAGACTCCTCGGCTCAGCATTCCCGCGCATACACACTCGTCTCGCGTCGACGCTAGCAGTGCCCGCCGCCAGACAGATCCCGGCTATGATCGCCCGTCCTCAAAATATCTCGCTTGCAGGCTTCAAGTTCATCACTCCCATCGTTGCCGGCCTCACAGAATCCCGCGAGCTCGTGCTCTCCTCGGTGCTCCGCAAAAGAAGACTGAAAATGAAAAAACACAAGCtcagaaagagaagaaaggCCCAAAGAGCTCTCAGAATCAAGATCGGTAAATAAATGTACATACTTTCAACCAGTCCCTACTATACAACATCACAGCTCCGTGTCGACGCCCTCAGGATGGTCGTCGACCCAGTTCGAAACCCACTGTGCCAGTCTCGCCacgttctcgtccagcgaGTCGACGTTCTCGCTGTGCAACTCTATCACGATGTGCTCGTCGTAGTTGTCTCTGGCCTCTGTGAGAAGCACCTCCATGATTTCCACCTCGATATTTTCGCGGATTTTGCCCTCCTTGTACCCTCTCTTGGCCAGTCTGTCGTACAACAGGGTATTGTTGCATCGCAGTACCACAACGAGGTCAATCCAGCGCTCAGGAAAAACCTCGCAGCAGTGCCAGTCAATCACAAGTCCACCCTTGGCAGCCTCGGGCTCCAGcaagtccagcagcttgtcctcgtcaacaatAGCAGAGTCTCTCTCCTTGTCGTAGCCGTCGATGCAGCCCTTTGTCTTGGCGTACTCGCTGACATTTATATGTCTCAGGCCGTTCACCTGCTCGCACAGCGCCTCTGCGTGTGACGTTTTGCCGCAGCCAGGTGTCCCTGTGATGATGATATTGGGCAGTTTTCGAGGCATCAGGCAgctggatatttttttatttttttgtttccGAGGCCAGATACTTAAACGTTACCCGGCAGAGTCTATTTCAGCAAAAGCTTCATCACCACAGCTAACCAAAAACAGTCTTTGGGGTGGATTTCAACACGCAGAACATACAAGATTGGCCTTGGAATTTGCATCAGACAGCTTGCAAATGTGTAAGTAGCCCGCACACGCCGTTTGGCCACAGAATACTAACAGCGCTAGCTGCTTGGGGAAATAATACCGGTACCGATCATGGTACGAATAATGCTGGGAACAACGATAAATTCCCGGTTCTCGGGGCACTTccaccacaaacacagaacaaccaccagcagcgacCTGACGTGACGGACAttcagcagcagatcagcCAAACACAAGCGGTTTTGAACGCCATTGAACAGGCCAGCAGAAACAAGGCGTCGTTGCTGTCAGGGCTGAGCTCTTCGATCAACGGCACGACGAAGAGCGAGCAGGAGATGGCCGACATCGATAAGTACGGGCTAAAGGGCCTGTTGCCGGTCCTGAAAATGCAgaacaacgagctcaacacGATAACCACCGGGCTGGACCTCAACATGCTGGGGCTGGATGTGACCCCGAAAAACGACGACGTGCAGATATCCAAGACATTTGCGTCTCCGTGGCTCGAGACGAGCCGGTCGGAGGTGGAGCCTGTTTTCTCTGTGCCGCAGTCGTTCCAGATTAATAACGAGGAGCTCGTTTCTGTGGAGAGCAgaatcagctcgttcaacgacgagacgCTATTTTTCATCTTTTACTCCAAGCCCAGAGACGTGCtccaggagctggtggCCCGGGAGCTCAACAATAGAAACTGGAGATACCACAAGGACTTGCAGGTGTGGCTAACGAAGGACTCGAGCGTCGAGCCGACGGTCAACGGGCCGGGCTCCGAGAACGGCACCTACGTGTTCTTCGATCCGACTTCCTGGGAGTACGTCACCAAGGACTTTGTGCTGTACTACCAGTCCATCATATAGTGTATATTATTTATCTTACATGTGCACGACCTGCAGTGAAAAGACGATAAAAATAATTGTAGCTTTATCTTGTGAGATAGGGTATTATTCTAACTTTTCGCTTGATGACAGAGTTTATAGAGCTTAGTCTGTCACAGACAGGGCCCAGCTCTGTGGATAGAAAGGGCCACAGAAGGTCGAAAAATGGGTGCATGACGTGCAAGATCCGCAAGAAACGGTGCGACGAACAAAGGCCCAGCTGTGGGGCGTGTATCCGGCTCAAAAAGGAGTGCAAGTACGTGAGCGAGGAGATGACGAAGGAAGAGGTGCAGCGGCTGCGGCGGGAGTGCAAGATCTTGGAAGCCGAGCGCAAATGTCGCCGTCGCAAGCCGCAACAGCCTAGACCTAAAATAGAGTCTGTGGCCGAGCCCTTGGGCGGAAACAAAATCGTTTTCAACCCGTTGTCGGTGATGAGCACCGTTTCCGGCCCGCACGCGGCGGCCGTTTCCGTGTGGAACGCATTTGACGACACAGAACAGCTCGAAGTGAAGCAAAATGACGAGCCGGGTCAATTGGTGAGTGCGCAGTTTAGCCCGTCCTCGTTCGCGGCCAATTTCTCGCCGAATTTCGCCAAGTTCCTCAACGATCTGCCCCTGGACGAAGGCCGACGGTCGCCTGCTGGTGGTAGCATCACACCGTTGCAGCTGGAGACCCCTCCATCCGTGGCGAGCCCGCTGTACGCGAGCCCGTCGATCGTGACAAACTCGCCGCTCGCATCGCTGTCCAGCGTCGGCAAGCAGCTGTACGAGTACTACCGCGACAACCTGTGTCACGTGGTGTCGGTGGTGCGCAAGAACGAGAACATGTATCTGCGGACGTTTCTGCCCATGGCACACATGGACAAGAGCGTTCTATATGGGATACTGGCCTGGAGCGCGTTCCATCTGGGCGGCAGCAGGATGGAGCAACAGGGACAGTACTATATCAACCGGGCGATCGAGGTGATTGGCGAGCGGCCGCTGCTGCCGAACGAGTCGCGCGAAAATTACAGGGCTCTAacagaggagctggaggacgaagagctgGTGACCAAGGAGACggacgagtttgacgactcTATGGCCATGTCGAAgctgaatttttcagacatGATCAATTTGCGGCTGGCTGCGCTGATGATCCTATGCGGGGTGGAAATTTGCAAGGGCGACGTGAGCAAATGGGCCAAGTACCTGCACTACGGCGCGAGTCtgatcaagaaaaaggGCGGAATCCGGTTTTTCAACGGGTGCAAGGATGAACATTTTCTGGTGACCAACTACGCGTACCACGACATGATGTCTGCGGCGATTGTGGAAGATCGCCAGCTGCACTTTGCGCTCGAGGAATACGAGGATATGTGGATAGCCTCGAACCGGATCCGGTTTCTGGACCCGTTGCACGGGCTATCGTCACCGGTGTTTAAGATACTGGCGGAGATCAACCAGCTGGCGGTGAAAACACGGCAGACGCTAAAACACTATCACGACCACGAGGTGCCGCTGAGCGAGGACTGCGGAGGCGCGCAAAAACGGCCGCAGCGCATGGCAGAGGTCTACGACAAAATCATGCACGAGTGCTACGCTCTGGACTCCAAATTGAACGAGGCTTCGCCAAACTATATACTGATGAACGACATGGACCCGTCGGACTTCGAGCTGCAGCTGACCATGTTCGAGGCGTTCCAGCTGGCAGCCAAGATCCACCTGCGGCAATCGGTGCTGCGCATGAATCCCGGGTCGATGGAAATGCAGTACCTGGTGGACCAATTGACGGCGTCGCTGGACATCCTGGTGGGGACGCGGCTGGAGGCGTGCATCTGCTTCCCGGTGTTCATAGCCGGGATGAACTGTGTTTACGCGGACCGCGAGCAGATGGAGGCACGCATCGACGACGTGGTGAAACGATACCGGTGGAAGAACATTGTGCGGTGTCGGCTGGTGATGAGAGAGGTGTGGAAGGCGAACTCGAACGGGGAGCGGTGGGTCGATTGGTACGAGATTGTGCGCCGACTGGGCTGGGACTTGAGTTTTGCCTGAATAGAGTAACTCATGCTTTTTGCAGGAGATGGAGTCTATCCCTGATAGAGTCCATCACGTAGCGCAGACCCTGGCGAgactttttcaaattctcgTCGAATTTCGACTGCGACCACCGTTCGATGCGGTTCTTGATGCCGAGGCCCTGGAACCCAGACGAAAATGTGACCGTGGTGTTGTTTGTGGTCTGGTTCAGCTCGCGGTCAAAGGTATACTGGTTGTACTCCTGGATCTGGATGATTTTAGTGTGGTCGAGGTTGCGGGTGTACGTTTGCATTGTCTGGCTGCTTGGGTCGACGACGGTGCGCTCGATGATCCAGGACGTGGAGGTCTTGCCTAGAAACGGCTTGACCCACTTGGGCAGCCGGCCGGTCTTCACGATGAGCTTGGTCTGGTGGAGACGGCCTTCGGCGTCGATGTGGCGGTCGATTGTGTCGATGGAGAGCACGTGCGACGCGTACGGGTTCGGATAGCGGTTGAAATACGCCAGCGTCGCAGTCTCAAAGGTGTGCGGGAACGTGTGAGAGTTGTGGAAGTAGAGAACCATGCGGAcgaataaataaaaatgaATTgaattaaattaaattttCACACCTCAGGCCAATTACAGGCAGATGAAATATAATGTTTGagcttcaaaaactttATTATGGCTTTATTACGATTTCTTTAGCTTgtccttctttttgtagCTGTCGATGTAGAAAGCGGCAAACAGCATCGTCAGCGGGGTCAGGTAGAACACGTTGATAAAGAGCGCGAGCGCTTCCTCGCTCGTCGAGATGCAGCTGCGGTACGTGCCACTCAGCACGTCCAGGTAGCGCACAAACAGGTGCACCACCGCAAGAGAGCCGCCAAACACAAACTGGCAGATCTGCAGTGACGTGAGTGTctgcttgaaaatgccaCCTAAACGCACCCCGACACATGCCAAGGTGTAATAAAAGTACATGATCGAGTGGATGAACGAATTGAACACCACAAAGATCCAGATCGGAGGTGACGCAAATCGCGTGCCGGCCCACATCGACAGGATGGCACCAGAGTGGTGGTagctctgcagcagcgacgCCGGCCTGCCTTTCAAAAGGATGATCACCGTGTCCAAAATCTCGTAGTATTTGGACAGGTAGAACACGTACGAGTAGAAAGCCAGGCCCTTAATTGAGTCGCCCTGGTTGTACCAGATGCCGTGGTCCACATCGCAGACGCTCTGCCAGAACAGGTCAACCGGAGAAAGCTTGCTGGAAAGCGAGTAGTAGCGGCCAATCAGGTCTGGGATCAGCTCGTGCGAATAATAGTAGATTGTGGTAGTCATGCCGAGGAAAGTCCACACAGAGTAGACACAGAGCGCCACGTTGTGaagcagcacaaacagcttgaAGTAACGGTGCTTGGCAATGGCATACGGAGCCGACGGAAGGCGTTTTGGAACGGCCTGTCCCGGGTTACTGCTCTGGTACTGCCGTAGCTGTCTGCGAACAACGATCTTGTTCACCAAATGGACACAAATGAAGTACACAAACGCCACAGTGACGGGGGTTAGATAGTGCAGCGACGCTGGGTAAAACCTCTCCTTCAGAAAGGCATTGGAAGTCTCCATAGGGAACTCCTTGATTGGGGAGCTGGCGATGCTCGGGAGATGGAACACCTCGGAATTGGGTAGCCAATTCCACGAAATCAGCTTGTACGGCAGAGTCTGCTCGATAACGTCCATGGGGAATGTGTGCTGGAGCCGGCAAGAGAGCAAACTAAAAgtcgagatcgaggaaAAGTTTTCTGTCCGAAATTATCCAGAGCTGCTTTTATTTTGTTGAATACTGGCCTTGGTTGGGATTACGTAAGCATGCAAAAAAGGTTGTGTTGAGTATTCTGTTGACTGGAGGGGGAGTTTCGGTTGAAGGCAAGCGGAGTATCCGGTGGGGCGGTACTACCAGGAACGCCCAGAAAGCGAAAATTGACATGTACAAAAAAAGAAGCGCAAAGGGAAGTGCAAAACGAAGTGAAAAGAGGGAGCACGTCTCAAGATATATTGGTCTTGTAGGCTGCACGGTGTTGCCTATGGCCGGGAAGTATACTGCAGGAAGCCGGGGTATGGGGTAACAAGAGGAACGGTGGATTGTCTGCGGCGTATTTGGGATCTGCACATCGTATTAAACTCAGCCCAATCGGAGCAGTAAGACGCGCAAAAGAAAAGAGGAAACGCCAGCACACGGAAAATTTTCCTATTGTTGCCACCGGAAAAACTTTTTTTCATGCTGGTGGGACCAGTTCCCGCGCCCGCCTCTTCCCCCACGAAATCCGCGCGGTGGGAAATGTGGGTTCACTGTGGGCCTACATTTCCTAAAATTCCGGGATAAGCGTTAAATAAGATGCGTCTTGCCCTCCgttgtattttttatttcttTTCGGTATGGAAGAACacaagaaagagaacgaCCGGCCTTACAAGTGTCCGATGTGCGACAAGGCCTTCCACCGGCTAGAGCACCAAACCCGCCACATCAGAACCCATACCGGCGAAAGACCCCACCATTGCACCTTCCCGGGCTGcaccaaaaaattttctAGGTCGGATGAGCTGACTCGCCATCTGCGTATACACACCAACCCGACGGTGCGCAAGAGACGCTCGCAGAACAAGAACATGAAAAACGGCGTCCAAATGTcccagcaacagcagcagcccCAGATTCTCATGCCCATGGGTTACGATATGATGGGGCAGCCTATTTACCCGCAGCCCGTTCCCATCTATATCATTCCGCAGGGCACCGCCATCCCGCTGTCCGCGTACCAGAACAACAACGGGTCGCCACAGATCGTGGTTAGTGGGTCGTCGCCAGGCCAGTTCCAGACCGCACAGAGCACTCCGACGAGTCCTGGGCTTCACCACCCTGGCGAGCTGCGGCCGCTGACCGGGGTCAAGTCGACGCCGTCGCTGCAGTCGTATTTTGGCAACCACGCAACAGACTTCACGCCGCCGCAGTCGACGCTGTCGTCGCGtaccagctcgtccaactCGCTGCGCTCGCTGGAttcgtcctcctccacgCTCGCCTCCGGCACGCCGGCCGCCAAGGGCACAGTGCCGCCGctgtcgtcgctgtcgtcgctgtcgtcgtTGCAGCGCATGACGCCGATCCGCATGTCGTCCTCGGGCTCTGTGCCGCGCGTGTCGTCGATGTTGTCGCGCTCTGTCTCGTCTGCGTCGCTCGCGACGCTCGTCCACGACGACACCCcagccaagaaaaaatCGCGGCCAAGTTCCCCCACGCTccacagcaacagcagcagcttcaaTTCGGCAGAGTCTATCGACCGCTCTATGGCCATCTTCAACATTACCTCGCCGTCGGAAACGCCCCTCACAACCCCGATGCACTCGCCCACCCTTAAACCCGCCGCCAGCTCTCAGAACATTCATCTCCCGCCCATCAGCTCCATGGTGCGTGGCATCGCGgagctcgacgaggaaCTGTTCCATAGAAAGCTTCTCAACAGCCCCGAAGAGCGCGCCAAAGACGTCCTCAACAGAGTCCCTGCCCCGCCACGGCCCGTGCTCTCCAAAGACAACTCCAGCAGTTCGGGCATCCTCACCATCGAGaatctcgtcaacaaaCAGAGATAGTCCTTTAATTCTATATAGATACCTAAATACACCGTTTCTTGCTATTTTTGCGTGTGAGCGCTGCCGATTCCCTGTTTCGTCAGCTTCACTGTCGCCTGGATCGGCTCTATGATACCGCTGTTGGTCTTGCCCAGCGCACTGCCCTTCTGCCACCccatcttctccagcagctgccgcCCCACGTTGTCCGCGCTGATCTCCGGCGCCGTCGCCGCCACCACGTCGCCCTCGCGCGGCGCCCACTTGCGGCCCTGGCCGTGCTccttgctgctctttttgcgcttgttcttcaactccatgatctcgtctTTCGATAGGTGCACGTCTGTGCGCCGGAAGATCGGCCTCTGTTTCAATATCCGCGCAACCTGCGAGTAGTTCGGCACGCGTTTGTACGTGTGCTTCGTCTTGATAGCCACCAGGTGTGTTTTTGGCCCGTTTCCCAGACTGCGCGGCTTGAGGTTGTAGCACTCCGCCAGTTTTCGCAGCGTGCGCAGACCGTGCGGGTCCAGCGGTGGCCACTGCAGCGTCTCGCGGCCCGCGTCGTGGTAGAAAAGATCGTACTCGTGCTTCATGTCGCGCACGTGCACCTCAAATGGGTacttggccagcagctcgccgGTGCCGTTCGAGACGCTGCGGGGCTTCTCCTTCGAGCGGTGCCGCTTCGAAAAgctctccagcagcgtctGCCGCAGATCCTCGTCCATATCTTCGTCCAGCACTAGCCGTTTCTTGCGGCCCTTGCCGGTCGTCTGCAACGACGCCGTCGGCACCTCCAGCTCAATTGGGTCGTTGATCACACGCGACGAGTAGAACgccaccatctcgtcgacgCCCGACCCGTCGGAATCGTCGTCGCTCGAGACCGGCTCCAACGGCTGCTCGGGCTCGCGAAGGTGCTCTGTGGCGTACTCAAAAAATGCATCCACGCG from Ogataea parapolymorpha DL-1 chromosome V, whole genome shotgun sequence includes:
- a CDS encoding nucleotide kinase/nuclear protein involved oxidative stress response; protein product: MPRKLPNIIITGTPGCGKTSHAEALCEQVNGLRHINVSEYAKTKGCIDGYDKERDSAIVDEDKLLDLLEPEAAKGGLVIDWHCCEVFPERWIDLVVVLRCNNTLLYDRLAKRGYKEGKIRENIEVEIMEVLLTEARDNYDEHIVIELHSENVDSLDENVARLAQWVSNWVDDHPEGVDTEL
- a CDS encoding putative transcriptional regulatory protein, producing the protein MTEFIELSLSQTGPSSVDRKGHRRSKNGCMTCKIRKKRCDEQRPSCGACIRLKKECKYVSEEMTKEEVQRLRRECKILEAERKCRRRKPQQPRPKIESVAEPLGGNKIVFNPLSVMSTVSGPHAAAVSVWNAFDDTEQLEVKQNDEPGQLVSAQFSPSSFAANFSPNFAKFLNDLPLDEGRRSPAGGSITPLQLETPPSVASPLYASPSIVTNSPLASLSSVGKQLYEYYRDNLCHVVSVVRKNENMYLRTFLPMAHMDKSVLYGILAWSAFHLGGSRMEQQGQYYINRAIEVIGERPLLPNESRENYRALTEELEDEELVTKETDEFDDSMAMSKLNFSDMINLRLAALMILCGVEICKGDVSKWAKYLHYGASLIKKKGGIRFFNGCKDEHFLVTNYAYHDMMSAAIVEDRQLHFALEEYEDMWIASNRIRFLDPLHGLSSPVFKILAEINQLAVKTRQTLKHYHDHEVPLSEDCGGAQKRPQRMAEVYDKIMHECYALDSKLNEASPNYILMNDMDPSDFELQLTMFEAFQLAAKIHLRQSVLRMNPGSMEMQYLVDQLTASLDILVGTRLEACICFPVFIAGMNCVYADREQMEARIDDVVKRYRWKNIVRCRLVMREVWKANSNGERWVDWYEIVRRLGWDLSFA
- a CDS encoding Protein UPS1 — protein: MVLYFHNSHTFPHTFETATLAYFNRYPNPYASHVLSIDTIDRHIDAEGRLHQTKLIVKTGRLPKWVKPFLGKTSTSWIIERTVVDPSSQTMQTYTRNLDHTKIIQIQEYNQYTFDRELNQTTNNTTVTFSSGFQGLGIKNRIERWSQSKFDENLKKSRQGLRYVMDSIRDRLHLLQKA
- a CDS encoding Protein SQS1, with amino-acid sequence MAKKGHRAQRSARRGRGGRGGRQGTRQGTRPAPVVRRGRSHGEFIELMDLQAGHMVREVEFTGRHREETLKRPLRKLPMEFVKACEVYDPRQLLKGVRGMHLEGETEETEETEEEGEELIEGSEEEEEEGEKEGEKLGEESEGQLEEEEPAELGELDESEQEQELDNENYQNIPHDPHYPHIPPHETHGELPESDDEGEELYNIDNDEGSFIESDASASDVSSREGPLPFGYDADDYAFNVNLLRIDNVRYGAATTQYYAHCAFLDDEMQWFDKEDLADLLVDQGLPEHRVDAFFEYATEHLREPEQPLEPVSSDDDSDGSGVDEMVAFYSSRVINDPIELEVPTASLQTTGKGRKKRLVLDEDMDEDLRQTLLESFSKRHRSKEKPRSVSNGTGELLAKYPFEVHVRDMKHEYDLFYHDAGRETLQWPPLDPHGLRTLRKLAECYNLKPRSLGNGPKTHLVAIKTKHTYKRVPNYSQVARILKQRPIFRRTDVHLSKDEIMELKNKRKKSSKEHGQGRKWAPREGDVVAATAPEISADNVGRQLLEKMGWQKGSALGKTNSGIIEPIQATVKLTKQGIGSAHTQK